The DNA sequence CCGGTCGGCTTTGAAAAGAGTACAAAAGAGCTCTTTACCAGCATGCTCGCCTATGCCTACTTCCCGGTGCGCCTCGATGAGATGAAGGCCAAGGTCACTTTTAAAGAGTTGCGGGATGACACCCCTGTGTCGATCGGGAGCCTCATTGTTGACTGCCACTTCACCAACCACCCCGGCCCCACCGTCGGCTTTAAAATTAAAGCCCCCAACAAAACGGTGGGCTACATCACCGATAATGAAGTTCTTTTAGGCTACAATGGTCACCCCAATGAGATCCACCGGAAACATCCCCTCCTTGAGCCCCATCTGGGACTCATCGACTTCTTGAAGGAGTGTGATCTCTTAATCCATGAGGCGCAATACTTCCCCGAAGAGTACTACCGCAAAGTGGGATGGGGACACTCTTCGATCCCAAACGCCACGGTTCTTCTTAAATATACCGGCTGTAAGGAGTGGCTCGTTACCCATCACGACCCGAACCATAAGGACAGCGATCTGCAGATCAAGCTGCAGCTCCATAACGACATCCTCCAAGAGTGCAATCTCGATATCAAGATTGACATTGCTTATGATGGCCTAATGATTCCTCTATGAGGTGGCTGATCTTCTCCTGGTAAGCAATGGAGAGGGAGAGCTCTCTCTCAACTTTTTCCCGCACCTTTTTAAGGGCCAGCTCGGGGTTATTACACTCGCTGGAAAGGTGAGCCAAGTAAACATGTTTCAGGCCTGGGTGGTCGATCTCTTGAAGAAGCTCGGCGCACGCATCGTTGGAAAGGTGTCCTTGCCGCCCGAGCACCCGCTGCTTGTAGACCGGAGGGCGGTTACATGCATAGACCATCGAAGGCTCATGGTTTGCCTCTAGGTACAGATAATCACACTCGACAAGGCGAGCCTTCACAAGGGTTGTGACAAAACCAAGGTCGGCGCAGATCCCAAACTTGGTCCCCTCCATCTCAATCGTAAAGGCAACGGGATCGAGGGTGTCATGCTGGATGCTAAAGGGGTGGATCTCCATCCCCCCATATTCAAAAGACTCCCCTGTCGAAAAGATTTTGAAACGGGGACGGCTTTTCATCTCCTTCAAGGTCGCTTTGGCCGTTTCACTATTGGCAAAGATGGGTATGTCTAACTTCTGCGCCGTTCTTTCCACTCCCCGAATATGGTCCCCATGCTCATGGGTGACCAAGATGGCATCTATCTCCCCCATATCGACATCGATCTCCCCAAGTTTTTCACTAAGTGCTTTAAAGCTGATTCCCACATCGATGAGCAGTTGCGTCTCACCATTACTAATGTAAAGGGAGTTTCCTTTGGAGCCAGATGCAAGGGGACAAAATCGTTTCATATGGAAAGTTTTAGCACGACTTGCAAATTCTTTCTACAAAAAGATCAACACCTTAGCCAA is a window from the Candidatus Neptunochlamydia vexilliferae genome containing:
- a CDS encoding MBL fold metallo-hydrolase, producing the protein MKRFCPLASGSKGNSLYISNGETQLLIDVGISFKALSEKLGEIDVDMGEIDAILVTHEHGDHIRGVERTAQKLDIPIFANSETAKATLKEMKSRPRFKIFSTGESFEYGGMEIHPFSIQHDTLDPVAFTIEMEGTKFGICADLGFVTTLVKARLVECDYLYLEANHEPSMVYACNRPPVYKQRVLGRQGHLSNDACAELLQEIDHPGLKHVYLAHLSSECNNPELALKKVREKVERELSLSIAYQEKISHLIEESLGHHKQCQS